Below is a window of Streptomyces qaidamensis DNA.
CCTGGTCGCATTCCGTGAAGTCGCTGAAGCCCGGCGGCACGCTGGTGATCTCCGGTGCCACCAGCGGCGACCGGCCCTCGCACGCCGAGCTGACCCGGATCTTCTTCCTCGAACTCAAGGTCGTCGGCTCCACCATGGGCACGAAGGACGAACTGGAGGACCTGCTCGCGTTCTGTGCCGCGACGGGCGTGCGGCCCGTCATCGACGAGGTCATGCCCATGGACCGTGCGCGTGAGGGCTTCGAGCGGCTGGCCTCGGGAGAGCAGTTCGGGAAGGTCGTGCTGACCAATCCCTGATTCCTTCTGAAGGTGCGTCGACGGCCGGTCCCGGGTGGGCCGGCCGTTCTCGCGCGTCAACGATGGTTGACACAGGCCGGAATGTCAACGTAGGTTGACGGCATGACCGAAGCAACCGATCTGGCCGAACGCGCCGGCGACCGTGATCCACGGGTCGGCCTGCGGGCCGTCGCCGCGCTGCGCCGACTGCTGGAGCAGCTGGAAGCCGTACAGGTGCGCAACGCGCGCAACCAGGGCTGGTCGTGGCAGGAGATCGCCACCGAACTCGGTGTGAGCAGGCAGGCCGTGCACAAGAAGTACGGGAGGCATTGATGTTCGAGCGGTTCACGAAGGACGCCCGCGACGTGGTGAAGAGCGCGTACGCGCACGTGGACGGGGGCGGTGAGGGCGGGCAGGTCGTGGAGCCGGAGCATCTGCTGCTGGCGCTGCTCGACCGGGAGGGCAGCCGTGGCTCCTTCGCGCTCGCGGCTCTCGGCCTCGGTGAGCGGCGGGAGTCCGTGCGGGAGGCGTTGCGTGAGGCGCGGCGGCGGGCCGGGCTGACGCAGGCCGAGACCGATGCGCTCGCCGGGCTGGGAATCGACGTGGAGGAGATCGTCGCCCGGGTGGAGGAGGCTCATGGGGTCGGCGCCCTGGCCGGTGACCGGAAGGACAAACGGTGGTGGTCGGGGCGTACCTCCTTCGGCCGGGGGGCCAAGGACGTGCTGGAGCGCTCCCTGAGGGTCGCCCTCGCCCAGCGGGACCGGCACATCGGGGACGAGCACATCCTGCTGGCCCTGACCCTGCGTCCCGGCGTGCCGGCCGAGGTCCTCGCCGACCACGGGGTGACGTACGAACACCTGGTGCGGGTGCTGTACGGCAGTGGTGGTGAGGCCAAGGCCGGCTGAAGCTGCAACCCCGGGCGCTTACTTCTTTGGCGTGCGCAGGAGGGCTCCGATGTGGGCCGCCGCCGTCGACAGGTGGCGGCGGGCGTCGCGGAGCTGGTCGGGGGAGACGCCGTGGTCGCGGGCCGCGTCCCGGATGTCGTCGCGGAAGCGGTCGAGGAGGCGGTCCAGGTCGCGGGCGGGGTCGCCGGTGGAGTCCGCGGCGTCCTCGTGGGCCCAGGCCGGTTCGTAGGCGGCCGGGAAGTCCTCCGGGGCCTGTGACGAGGGCGTCGGCTCCGCGGGCTTGCCGGTGCCGGTCCAGTCGAAGCCGAAGTCCTTGCCGAAGTCCTTGCCGTAGTCCTTTCCGAACTCGCCCACCTCCTTGACCAGTTCGCTCAGGCCCTCTCGCAGGCCCGTCGGCCAGTCGCCGCGGGCGAAGTGGTCCTGCACCTGCTCCTGGACGCGGCGGGTGATGCGCTGCACCTGCTCCTGGGCCTGGGCGCGGGCCTGTTCCTGGGCCTCCTTCGCCTGGCGGCGGGCGCGCTGGGCGTCCTCCCGGGCGCGGCGGCTCTCGTCCTTGGCGCGCCGGGCCTGCTCCTTCCACTCCTGGCGGGCGCGGCGCATCTCCTCCTTGGCGATGCGCCAGCCCTCCCTGTCGCCGTACTGCGAGAAGTCACCGTCAGGGGCACCCGCAGGGCCGTCTGCCCTGGTGCCGGTGTCCCGGCGGGCCTCGGTCGCCGCCGCGCGCATCTCGCGTCGCAGGTCGCCGGCTGCTCCGCGCACATCGGCCCGGATCTCCGAGGCCAGCTCCGCCACGGACTCCCGGATCTCCAGCTCCAGGTCCGCCAGCTCACCGCTGCGGTCGGCCAGTTCGGCGCGGCCCGTGTCCGTGATCGAGTAAACCTTGCGACCGCCCTCGGTGGTGTGGGTGACCAGGCCCTCGGCCTCCAGCTTGGCCAGGCGCGGGTAGACCGTGCCGGCCGACGGCGCGTACAGCCCCTGGAAGCGCTCCTCGAGGAGGCGGATCACCTCGTAGCCGTGGCGGGGGGCCTCGTCCAGCAGCTTCAGCAGGTAGAGGCGGAGGCGGCCATGGGCGAAGACGGGGGGCATGTCAGAGCACCTTCTTGTCGGTCGTGCCGTCGGCCGGGGCGGTGGTGGGGTCATCGCCGGGGCCGGAGACGGAATTGTCTCCCGAGCCACCCCGGGGGTCGCCCGCCGGGTCCGCCGTCGAG
It encodes the following:
- a CDS encoding HTH domain-containing protein, whose product is MTEATDLAERAGDRDPRVGLRAVAALRRLLEQLEAVQVRNARNQGWSWQEIATELGVSRQAVHKKYGRH
- a CDS encoding Clp protease N-terminal domain-containing protein, which produces MFERFTKDARDVVKSAYAHVDGGGEGGQVVEPEHLLLALLDREGSRGSFALAALGLGERRESVREALREARRRAGLTQAETDALAGLGIDVEEIVARVEEAHGVGALAGDRKDKRWWSGRTSFGRGAKDVLERSLRVALAQRDRHIGDEHILLALTLRPGVPAEVLADHGVTYEHLVRVLYGSGGEAKAG
- a CDS encoding PadR family transcriptional regulator, translating into MPPVFAHGRLRLYLLKLLDEAPRHGYEVIRLLEERFQGLYAPSAGTVYPRLAKLEAEGLVTHTTEGGRKVYSITDTGRAELADRSGELADLELEIRESVAELASEIRADVRGAAGDLRREMRAAATEARRDTGTRADGPAGAPDGDFSQYGDREGWRIAKEEMRRARQEWKEQARRAKDESRRAREDAQRARRQAKEAQEQARAQAQEQVQRITRRVQEQVQDHFARGDWPTGLREGLSELVKEVGEFGKDYGKDFGKDFGFDWTGTGKPAEPTPSSQAPEDFPAAYEPAWAHEDAADSTGDPARDLDRLLDRFRDDIRDAARDHGVSPDQLRDARRHLSTAAAHIGALLRTPKK